ATTTAAGCAATTGATCTATATCGTATAAATCTCTAATTCGGTTATGATAATCCGCGTCATAACCTAAATGGACCACAGCGTGTAACACCATGTCAGGAAAACACAAGGTATTTAGCCCTGGCTCAGTCAGAGGTACAGCCGCATTTAATAATAAAGAAGGATCTGGGTTTAAACGACTGGTGCGGGGTAAAATCCGGTGGTGAATATCTACATCATACAACCGTTCGCGATGACGATAAGGAGGTAACTCATGCATCCACTGACGGTAGTAGGCTTTATCATATTCATTTTGTTTTGCACAAGCCCAACCGTTATCGACTAGTAAAGATTCAATCGTAGGTAAATCCTCCTCAGCAAATAATAAGTCAACATCCGCTAACAATCGTCCTTCACTAACCGGAATATTATGAAATAAATAAGCCGCTCCTTTTAGTAAAGTTATTTGATAGCCGGCAGGGTACAGTATCCGCCTGAGTCTATTGATTTCCCAGCGAGCATTACGTTGTAAATATTTTGCAAACTGCAAAGCATCCTGGCATTGACCTTGTACCTGCTCAGGTAACTGATCCCAAACCTGTTGCTGCTGAAAACAGTTAGTCAGTGTGGCTAACATGCCAGCCTGTTTAGCCTGAAAAAGCAGGATGTTCCATTGCGCTACAGAAAACGGAACCACACTTGATGGTTCTTTAATGGCGTTCAGTAAATAATGATGTTCAGCCCGCTGTTTCATTAACCACTCTACTAATACTCTTGGCTGATTGGGAAGCAGGCTGCTGTTCATACAGGCTAAGCAATAATGGAATAACCGCCCGTAAATTATCAAAGTTCAATTCATAGCAGCTGCATTGATCAACTAATTGGCGTGCAGCCTGAAACCCTGAGACACCCAATAATTTGTAATTGAATGCATTATTTGCCAGTCTCAATAATGCTTGAGACTTTTCTACTAGGATCAATTCATTGTTCGCGCCTGGCTTATAACGGGGGAAAATGACCCAACGAGGATGAGCTTTTTCCTCTGCTCGTTCAATACTGGCAGCAGGAGGCCGAAAGTGAGCAACCATGCCTTTGCGGGTTTTTTCAAATAAAGGCCCAATGACCGCTTCAGGACTAAACCGCTTCATTACTTCAATTGAAGTATTTTTTAGTGGAATTAGCTTAGGGAGCGGTTGCAATAAACCTGTCTCAGGCTCTAATAGCCCAAACTCATCTGATAGCATTCGCCAGCCACTCAACGACAATGCTGCACATAAAGTACTTTTTCCTGAGCCAGGCCAGGCAGGAAATAAAATAGCCTGGCCATTACGCTCCACCACTGCAGCATGCAGCATTAAATACCGATGGGCATGGGTAGCAATACACCAGTTACTCCCCCACTCTAGCATAGGTAGCGCATGATCCAGTGGAAACGGTGCCATACCAGGCTCACCATCGGTTCTAAATTCCACTTGAGGTCGCCACCAACGACGCCACAACTGAGGTCGTTTAACCTGAATTGAAAAATCTATGAGTTGTGGCTGACTAAAGGTGGGATAATGTGCAAATAACCAATGCAGTTGGGATACAAGTGTTTTACAGTTTTTTACAGTTAATTGAAATTTAAATGGACCTATTTGATACATCAAGCCAGTGCGAAGCCGCTCCTGTAGCTCCATTACTGTTAAGTCCGCAATCTTCATGTAAAGTCCGGCTCAATCAACCCTAAACAATCCAGGTTGTGGATCAAATTACTAACTGGTTTTGCAAGCTGTTCCGAGGTCTGTTGCCATTGATTGGCAAGGCTTGTTATTAACTGATCAAGCGATAGTGGTTGTTTGGCCAATAACAATAAAACATCTAATGACATAGCATTTAACAAATGAGTATCCGCAGATAAGCCATTAAACACAATAGTATCTTCCCCCCAATCAGCCCATAGTAACTGATCAAGATCAGCCAGACGCCAATTTGCAGGTTTATTTTTTTTCTGGCAATAGATTGTCATGGCTTAAAGGGTAGACCAGATTAGTGCTGTAACCCAAAGGCTACAACACTCTTTATTAGGGGGTAGGCTGAATTGAAACCCAGCAAGAATTCGTTAACGGTGAAGTACCTGGAGAGTATTCAACACTCATTTGCTGCATATCATCAAAGTAAACAAGGACGCTCACCTGTTCAGAGCTTAACTCCCCTTCGTTATTAGTCACAGCTTGCTCCCACTCAGCCAATTGGTTTTGGTTCATTGCTTGAATCAGCTGCTGACTCAAATTTAACTCATACAGCGTATTATTAACCTCAACAATCATTTGAGGCTCACCATTGGTCGGAGTATATGTATACTTGGTACCCATTGCCCGTACCCAGCTAGGCTCTTCATTCATTCCGTCCTGCTCAGACACCACAGCATCAGGGTCAGGTAAATTGGCCTCAGCCAATTTCATATCACAAGTAGCACTGGTTGCTGCTAATGCCGCGCCACTTCTTAAAGTTAACACTAGAGGAGCTCCTACTGCAGAAGCTTTGAGCAACTTCCGACGTTGCACCTGTTTACTTGACAGTTTCTGAATATCACTGGTCAAGCTTGATTGCTGCCCAGTCTTAACTGGTTGATTGCTATGCTCACTATTACTCATTGTCCCGCCAACTTGTTATCCGTTAAAAACTATCCTTTATTAAGCAAAGTTTGGTCCATACAATAATTTTATTTATACCCCAGTATCAATCAGCTATTGACCATTTTCAGAATAATCAACTGTAACCTACTGTAAAATTATAAGACATCATTAACTTGACTATTTCACCCATTGTTCAAGTTCATGACAAATAACCAAGTTTACCCAGCTTATTAGTCATCACCTATGAAGCTGATGTCGCTACCGGCCGGTTCGGATTGGTTACCCATTCGCTCCAAGAACCAGGATACAACCTAGGGCGCCCTAATCCTGCTAGGTCCATGGCAAAGATATTATGGCAAGCTGTTACTCCAGAACCACAATAACACACCAAATCTGTGACTTCTTTAACTGACAAGTTTTTAAAACGCTCAATTAATTCATGTTTAGGCAAGAAACAACCAGACTCAGCTAAATTGCCCTGGAAAGGCAAGTTAAGCGCGCTGGGAATATGTCCTGCGACAGGATCAATTGGCTCTTGCTCTCCAGCATAACGAGCAGTAGCTCGAGCATCAATCAAGCACCATTTTGGCATAGCCAGCTGCTGCAGTATTTCTTCTGCAGACACCCACATGGTGGAGTCGGGCACACCCAAAAAGTTTCCTTCAGCTTTATTGGGTATTTCTGCTGTAACCGCTAGCTCTAAACTCTGCCAGGCTTGTATGCCACCATCTAAAATCGCCACTTGCTCCTTGCCAAGCCAAGTCAGTAACCACCAGAGCCGAGAAGCCATACTACTATCCTGCTGATCATATACGACCACTTTTGTGTCTTGATTAACCCCCCAATCTCTTAGTTGTTGGCTAAGGCGATTGGCATCAGGCAAAGGGTGGCGCCCAGTTGCTCCTGGTATAATCGGACCAGATAAGTCTTTTTCTAAGTCAGCATACACTGCTGTAGGAATATGCTGCTGCTTATACGCTTGCTGACCAGCTGTAGGATCAGCCAAAGAAAAGCGGCAGTCGATAACACAAATATTATTGTTAAGAGAGAGTTGTTCTGATAACCAAATAGGTGTTACCAGCATTTCCATAAACGTTACCTTGTCTTTAAAATTTTTAGTTAATACGCGTTATTCATCCGCTGCTTTAATAGCGTCTTCTGCTGACAACTCTTTCCCTTTTAATTCAGCCACCACATCAACACCATCCAACACGACTGGATCTTTGACAATTATTCGGGTTCGCTGACCAGCTGACTTCTTGTTCTGCTTTTCAGATGAAGTAGCCGTAGCCGATTGCTGAATAACTGTTTTGTCAGGATTCACATCGGCAGGAGGCTTCATAGCACCACGAGTATCTGCAGTTTGTTTACTATCTCTACTGTCACTTATCCCAACTTTTGTAGAGTTAGTCTGTTGAGAGCTAGTAGCAGGCCCGTCATTATTTAGATCATCTTTCTGATTAACTAAGCTGTCATCAGGCGAAGGTAGGGGGGCATTTGGGGTTATCCAGGAGTCCCATCCTACTCCTATCACGCCAGCCGTAAAGACCGTCGTCACTATTAATACAGCCCAAAGGGTTTCTTTTCTCATCTGGCCAACGTCCTCTTAATCTTCTGTTACTGGCAAGCAATCATGAGTCTACTAAAATTAGGTAGATACTTAGAAGAAAAAAGCCATTTGTTGATGATATTGTAAAAAACCATCAAACAATAGTTTTTATACCAAAAATGTAGGGTATAACATTTATTTAATGATACAAAGACGGGGTGTTGAAACTTACTAATATTTTTTGATATTCAACAGTGCAACATTATCGACACTCTATTATGAAAATTAAGCAATATGTAGTAACCACCCAACAAATTGTAGTCAAAAGGCTGATGAAGTACCATGCAGTATGAACTGACTAGGCTAATGCAAGGAGCAGCATTTTAGCCCAAGGGCCAAATATCAACTGGCCCCTGTCTGTTCGCTCTTGGATGACATGTATGTTTAATAACTACTTATTTATCAGCCCAAAGGTTCCAGTTATTGGCTCTTTGCCCGTTATTGCCGAACCAGAAGTTAAGTCCCAGGTTGACGAGTTAGTTGAGCTACTCGAACAGCCCGCTTCCGCCCTGTTGTGTAAACATTGCCTTAATACTATCACCTACGAACATGAACGCATCGAAATCAGCGGCCAACACATTCATCTCAAAATGAACCCTGCAGGCTTTGCGTTTGAGTTTGGTTGCTTTTGTGCTGCACCAGGTTGTAATCAGTATGGTCAGTATCATTCAGAGGCAACTTGGTTTACCGGATGTAGTTGGGCAATTAGTTTGTGTACTTGCTGTCAACAACATCTAGGTTGGCATTTTCAGCAAAATGATGAAAGTGGCAGTTTTTACGGGATTATCTTGGATAAACTTGTTACGTCAAATTCGCCACGGATTTCCAGTTAACCATTAAATACCCTGGCAAGCTGCTCTTTTTCAGCTATTTTTCATAGGTAGCTGTTTAGGTAGTTCGGTGCTTGTAATGTGTAAGTTTAGGTTGGCATGCTTTTTATTGTTAGCTACTTTTTTTTGTAGTTACTCCGCTGCTCGCGACAAAATCGTTTTATCTACCCTGAATTGGGAACCTTATATTGGCCAGGAGTTGGAAAATAAAGGCTATGTCAACGAAATTGTTAAAGCTGCATTTTCTGAAGCAAGCTATGAACTGGAGGTGTTGTTTTTCCCTTGGGCTCGAGCACTCCACGTTGCAACCCTTGGTCATGTAGATGGTTTATTCCCAGAATATTATGATGAAAACCGGCTCACCGATTTTGTTTTTTCCGACCCCTTTCCAGGTGGACCAGTCGGATTTTATAAACGAAAGGATCAAAGTATAAAGTTCAGTGTAGATCCACGCAAAGATCTTGCTGCAGCCTTAAAGGACCTACGTAACTATCGTTTTGGCGTAGTGAGAGGTTATATCAATACCAAAGAGTTTGATGAAGCAGACTATTTAGTAAAAGAAGAAGTAATCAACGACGATACCAATATCAAGCGTTTATATAAAAATCGTGTCCAACTTATTTTTATCGATAAATATGTTGCCCAATATATTATTGCCAAACGCTATCCTTGGTATGCATTAGAATTGGAGTTTCTAGATCCTCCTTTAGAAATTAAGCCCCTTTATATTGCTTTTTCCAAAAAAGCCCCTGAATACAAAAAAAAACTGGAATCGTTTAATCGTGGTCTAAAAACAATAAGGGAAAACAAACTAATGGAAGAGATAATGATGAAACATGGGTTTTAGTTTTTTGCAGCTTTGTTAAGCATAAAAAAATACCTGGGCTCCTACAGAGCCCATACTGAATACTTAGCTTAATTACCCGTTGAATTGGGATTTATATTATCCCCGTTAGGAGCCAACTTTAACAAATCACTGGCAAAAGTATGCAAAAAATGGATATCTTTTTCTGTCAACACACCTAATCTCTCCATCGCCCAGCGATATTCTACTGCTGTAGGGGAAATCGCCAAGCTCTCAAACAGTAACGCTAATTTGGCTTTTAGCGCTTTCATTTGACCTTCAGGTGCAAGTATCTCTTGTTCTTGTTCAATATCAATACTTGATAAAACGTAGGCATACAGCATTATACTTTGCCCTAGATTAAGTGATGGCTGAGGGTTCGCAAGAGGTATGCTACTAGCAATGTCACAATGATGTACTTCTTCTGAAGTTAAACCACTTTCTTCACGACCAAACACAATACCCACTTTACTAATTGTTGCGCCCTTTGTTTCAAGCAACTGCTTGACCTGCTCAGGACTATAGTAATAACGCTTGGTACTACGCTTTTTAACCGTTGTCGCTACAGTAAAATCGAGATCAACAGTTGCCTCTGCCAAGTGGTTATAATGTTTTGCCGCTGTCAGCACTTCTCTTGCCCCATGGGCAACCCACTGAGCTTCTGGTGCTAGATGCGCCTGGCTATTTACAATCCTTAAATTAGCAAAGCCCATGGTCTGTAAGGCTCTTGCAGCTGCACCTACATTAGCCGGAAGCTTAGGTTCGACCAGAATAAAATAAATTGACATATTCCTATATGACCACTACATGAACGAAATTTACTTATAACCTTCGTGAATAATTTGTAAGGCTTCGTTATCTTCGCTGACCACCAATGATGGTGGGAAGGCAGTTAATGCAGGAGAATTTAACGGCATTCACTCCAGTCACTTATTATTTATTAGCTCCTGGACTTCAACCACTTGATAACCTTACCTAAAAATCATTCGCATTAGGTGTATATTATACTGCAACTTGTTAATAGATCTTCAAATAACCCAGCCCTAATATTTCATCAGCAATCCAGGGTTCAAAGTTCAGTGCATTCTAAATCAGTAAATGAACAATAAATAATCTTAACTGCTAACAACCTCTCGAAAATAATGATCAGGGTCACCAATGCGTATATTCCGCAGCCAGATAGTCTTGAGTGATAGAAGACATCCAAGCTATGATGCGCCAGCCAACATAAAGCAGTATAAGCACAACAATAGGCGTCAAATAGCAAGTCGAAGGCGGTTACTGCAAACATTTTATTTGCAGGCTTAGTAGTCTTGTATCAGCCTTCAAAGAGGGTTTCGTAAAGGTTGGTTGCGCCTGCCAAAGTGCGCACCAGATAAATCGCAGTAGTTTTGCGGACACCCTTCAATAATCAAAGGAGCAATAATGAAAAAGTTAGCCACTATTTTCTCAATCACGCTATTAACTGCCTGTGGCAGTAACCAAACCACTACTGATACCCATAGTGAAACCACCGAACCAGTCAGTACTCAGGTTGAGCCAGTAGCACCAACTCCCGTTGATACTGAAGCGGACAAGTTACGTCAACTATGGGAACGTTACTGCAACCATGAACCATTAACCATTGAAGAACGCCAGATGATTGCTGATTCTGAAATGCCTGAAGACTTGCGTGGCCAGTGTACACAAAAATAATTGATCACTGCTCTATCGTACAAATAGCCAGCCAGTGCTGGCTATTGTCAAAAGCAACATAACTATTTTTCCATTAACTCCAATGTCTGCCAGATTGGAATTAAAATATCCTTCCCTAATTGTTTGGACCGCTCTGCCGACCAACCTGTCAACGGGTCAGCCAATAACTGATTATCCTTAAATGGCATCTCTAACGTTAATGATAACGTTTGAAAGTGATTGGCCAAATAACTGGCTGCCATTGATAAGTTCGCTTCACCCGGTGAGTCAATCGGATACCCATGCTCCACCTGAAACTCAGGCGTTACCTGCAAAAAG
This genomic interval from Spartinivicinus ruber contains the following:
- a CDS encoding substrate-binding periplasmic protein, translating into MCKFRLACFLLLATFFCSYSAARDKIVLSTLNWEPYIGQELENKGYVNEIVKAAFSEASYELEVLFFPWARALHVATLGHVDGLFPEYYDENRLTDFVFSDPFPGGPVGFYKRKDQSIKFSVDPRKDLAAALKDLRNYRFGVVRGYINTKEFDEADYLVKEEVINDDTNIKRLYKNRVQLIFIDKYVAQYIIAKRYPWYALELEFLDPPLEIKPLYIAFSKKAPEYKKKLESFNRGLKTIRENKLMEEIMMKHGF
- a CDS encoding HprK-related kinase A, giving the protein MKIADLTVMELQERLRTGLMYQIGPFKFQLTVKNCKTLVSQLHWLFAHYPTFSQPQLIDFSIQVKRPQLWRRWWRPQVEFRTDGEPGMAPFPLDHALPMLEWGSNWCIATHAHRYLMLHAAVVERNGQAILFPAWPGSGKSTLCAALSLSGWRMLSDEFGLLEPETGLLQPLPKLIPLKNTSIEVMKRFSPEAVIGPLFEKTRKGMVAHFRPPAASIERAEEKAHPRWVIFPRYKPGANNELILVEKSQALLRLANNAFNYKLLGVSGFQAARQLVDQCSCYELNFDNLRAVIPLLLSLYEQQPASQSAKSISRVVNETAG
- a CDS encoding nucleotidyltransferase domain-containing protein; protein product: MKQRAEHHYLLNAIKEPSSVVPFSVAQWNILLFQAKQAGMLATLTNCFQQQQVWDQLPEQVQGQCQDALQFAKYLQRNARWEINRLRRILYPAGYQITLLKGAAYLFHNIPVSEGRLLADVDLLFAEEDLPTIESLLVDNGWACAKQNEYDKAYYRQWMHELPPYRHRERLYDVDIHHRILPRTSRLNPDPSLLLNAAVPLTEPGLNTLCFPDMVLHAVVHLGYDADYHNRIRDLYDIDQLLKYGEQHVADFWLQLQERAVKLGVTSPLVDILWLLQQFFATSVNEKLLAELSRQPTPIQRMKYWAMPEAILPLARGQARLQKKLACQLLYLRSHWLKMPPLLLLHHLSRKAWMRATGKA
- a CDS encoding HPr-rel-A system PqqD family peptide chaperone, whose amino-acid sequence is MTIYCQKKNKPANWRLADLDQLLWADWGEDTIVFNGLSADTHLLNAMSLDVLLLLAKQPLSLDQLITSLANQWQQTSEQLAKPVSNLIHNLDCLGLIEPDFT
- a CDS encoding sulfurtransferase, translating into MEMLVTPIWLSEQLSLNNNICVIDCRFSLADPTAGQQAYKQQHIPTAVYADLEKDLSGPIIPGATGRHPLPDANRLSQQLRDWGVNQDTKVVVYDQQDSSMASRLWWLLTWLGKEQVAILDGGIQAWQSLELAVTAEIPNKAEGNFLGVPDSTMWVSAEEILQQLAMPKWCLIDARATARYAGEQEPIDPVAGHIPSALNLPFQGNLAESGCFLPKHELIERFKNLSVKEVTDLVCYCGSGVTACHNIFAMDLAGLGRPRLYPGSWSEWVTNPNRPVATSAS
- a CDS encoding cereblon family protein, with the translated sequence MFNNYLFISPKVPVIGSLPVIAEPEVKSQVDELVELLEQPASALLCKHCLNTITYEHERIEISGQHIHLKMNPAGFAFEFGCFCAAPGCNQYGQYHSEATWFTGCSWAISLCTCCQQHLGWHFQQNDESGSFYGIILDKLVTSNSPRISS
- a CDS encoding tRNA/rRNA methyltransferase; amino-acid sequence: MSIYFILVEPKLPANVGAAARALQTMGFANLRIVNSQAHLAPEAQWVAHGAREVLTAAKHYNHLAEATVDLDFTVATTVKKRSTKRYYYSPEQVKQLLETKGATISKVGIVFGREESGLTSEEVHHCDIASSIPLANPQPSLNLGQSIMLYAYVLSSIDIEQEQEILAPEGQMKALKAKLALLFESLAISPTAVEYRWAMERLGVLTEKDIHFLHTFASDLLKLAPNGDNINPNSTGN